The Pseudomonas allokribbensis genome has a window encoding:
- a CDS encoding response regulator: protein MVNKVLVVEDEQLLAQNLQDYLSAQGLDVRIAHDGADGIGQAETFAPDVLVFDYRLPDMEGFEVLGAVRQNRTCHFVLITGHPTAEVCERARQLGVSHILFKPFPLAELARAVCDLLGIQREAKPGASPSEGFVERRQSRTESFPLQLYDGSWVLADRRRNRSEAMAPDDDQMLTGE from the coding sequence TTGGTTAACAAAGTACTGGTTGTCGAAGACGAACAGCTGCTTGCACAGAACCTTCAGGATTATCTGTCGGCGCAAGGGCTGGATGTCCGGATTGCACATGACGGCGCAGACGGAATCGGCCAGGCCGAGACCTTCGCTCCCGACGTGCTGGTGTTCGATTACCGCTTGCCCGATATGGAAGGGTTCGAGGTGCTCGGCGCGGTCCGCCAGAACAGGACGTGTCATTTCGTGCTGATAACGGGTCACCCGACCGCTGAAGTCTGTGAGCGGGCGCGGCAACTGGGGGTCAGTCACATCCTGTTCAAACCGTTTCCACTGGCGGAACTGGCCCGAGCTGTCTGCGACCTTCTGGGGATCCAGCGCGAAGCGAAACCCGGTGCGAGCCCGTCCGAAGGGTTCGTCGAACGACGCCAGAGCAGGACCGAGAGCTTCCCGTTGCAGTTGTACGATGGCAGTTGGGTGCTGGCGGACCGCCGACGAAACCGGTCGGAGGCCATGGCACCGGACGACGATCAAATGCTCACCGGGGAGTAA
- a CDS encoding GspE/PulE family protein: MERLSVVVEALQPACAPTRFSSEQLAQARARANTSGERVLDALNVLCELAPMPFIASLGATLHYPVLDTDTLFLATPVFDRVTLAQCLKREFILLRHNDEVIGVFADPFDTSRLAWIDECLHGAPLYLVHADDLKAYLARHEESFHAVESLNAQADAGSEVDTLQSLSLTSISEDSSVVVKLVNSTLYDALKMHASDIHLGTTGNGLVIKYRIDGVLNNISKIQGSEFAEQVISRVKVMAELDIGEKRVPQDGRFKIGISGRQIDFRVSIMPSIFGEDAVLRVLDKQDLADKVCGVQLQALGFEDETLRQLRRLAAEPYGMVLVTGPTGSGKTTTLYAMITEINHGVDKIITIEDPVEYQLPGVLQIPVNEKKGLTFARGLRSILRHDPDKIMVGEIRDPDTAQIAVQSALTGHLVFTTIHANNVFDVIGRFTQMEIDPYSLVSALNAILAQRLIRLVCSSCSAPATPSDEELRASGLDPHKVGHYHFVHGKGCGHCRGSGYRGRTAIAELLHLDDELRQMIVERQPITQIKALACARGLRLLRESALELVEHGRTTLEEINRVTFIA, encoded by the coding sequence ATGGAACGTCTGTCCGTTGTCGTCGAAGCGTTGCAGCCTGCGTGTGCCCCGACACGCTTCTCCAGTGAACAACTGGCCCAGGCCCGGGCGCGGGCCAACACCTCCGGGGAACGGGTGCTCGACGCACTCAACGTCCTTTGCGAACTGGCGCCGATGCCGTTCATTGCCAGCCTCGGCGCCACCCTGCATTACCCGGTGCTCGACACCGACACCCTGTTTCTGGCGACCCCGGTGTTCGACCGGGTCACCCTCGCGCAATGCCTCAAACGTGAATTCATCCTGCTGCGGCACAACGATGAAGTCATCGGTGTGTTCGCTGACCCCTTCGACACTTCGCGCCTGGCCTGGATCGATGAATGCCTGCACGGCGCGCCGCTGTATCTGGTGCACGCCGACGACCTCAAGGCCTATCTGGCCCGTCACGAAGAAAGCTTCCATGCCGTCGAATCGCTCAACGCCCAGGCCGACGCCGGCAGCGAGGTCGACACCCTGCAAAGCCTGTCGCTGACCAGCATCAGCGAAGACTCGAGCGTGGTGGTGAAACTGGTCAACTCGACCCTCTACGATGCGCTGAAAATGCACGCCAGCGACATCCACCTCGGCACCACCGGCAACGGTCTGGTGATCAAGTACCGGATCGACGGCGTGCTCAACAACATCAGCAAGATCCAGGGCAGCGAGTTCGCCGAACAGGTGATTTCCCGGGTCAAGGTCATGGCCGAACTGGACATCGGCGAAAAACGCGTGCCCCAGGACGGTCGCTTCAAGATCGGCATCAGCGGCCGGCAGATCGACTTCCGGGTGTCGATCATGCCGAGCATCTTCGGCGAAGACGCGGTGTTGCGGGTGCTCGACAAACAGGACCTGGCCGACAAGGTCTGCGGTGTGCAGCTGCAAGCGCTGGGCTTCGAAGACGAAACCCTGCGCCAACTGCGCCGCCTCGCTGCCGAACCCTACGGTATGGTGCTGGTGACCGGCCCCACCGGCAGCGGCAAGACCACCACGCTGTACGCGATGATCACCGAGATCAACCACGGCGTGGACAAGATCATCACCATCGAAGACCCGGTGGAATATCAACTACCGGGCGTGCTGCAAATCCCGGTCAACGAGAAAAAAGGCCTGACCTTCGCCCGTGGCCTGCGCTCGATCCTGCGCCACGACCCGGACAAGATCATGGTCGGCGAGATCCGCGACCCGGACACCGCACAGATCGCCGTGCAATCGGCACTCACCGGGCACCTGGTGTTCACCACCATCCACGCCAACAACGTGTTCGACGTAATCGGTCGTTTCACTCAAATGGAAATCGATCCCTACAGCCTGGTCTCGGCGCTCAACGCGATTCTCGCGCAACGCCTGATCCGTCTGGTGTGCAGCAGTTGCAGCGCACCGGCCACCCCGAGCGATGAAGAACTGCGCGCTTCAGGCCTCGACCCGCACAAGGTCGGCCACTACCACTTCGTCCACGGCAAGGGCTGCGGCCACTGCCGGGGCAGCGGCTATCGCGGACGCACGGCGATTGCCGAACTGCTGCACCTGGACGACGAGCTGCGGCAGATGATCGTCGAGCGCCAACCCATCACTCAGATCAAAGCCCTGGCCTGCGCCCGTGGTTTGCGCCTGTTGCGCGAATCGGCGCTGGAGCTGGTAGAGCATGGTCGGACCACGCTGGAGGAGATCAATCGTGTCACTTTTATCGCGTGA
- a CDS encoding PilN domain-containing protein — translation MRALNLDFQPRPRSGPLGWSLLGGGVFLALVCFGVQQHLGDQAEQQQGHLQHTQRQLTGDSGSKTSLSPAETREQAQNLAEMRKVSQQLRRPWERLFAMLEAMPRDDIALLTLTPDARKGQVRISAEARDLQAMLDFHKRLEASDELSDVSLLSHEIVVKSPEQPVQFNLSATWEMGDANP, via the coding sequence ATGCGCGCCCTGAACCTCGACTTCCAACCCCGTCCGCGTTCCGGCCCGTTGGGCTGGAGCCTGCTCGGCGGCGGTGTGTTCCTTGCGCTGGTGTGCTTCGGCGTGCAGCAGCACCTCGGCGATCAGGCCGAACAACAGCAAGGTCACTTGCAACACACCCAGCGCCAGCTCACCGGCGACAGCGGCAGCAAGACATCGCTAAGCCCGGCGGAAACCCGCGAGCAGGCGCAGAACCTCGCCGAAATGCGCAAGGTCTCGCAGCAACTGCGCCGCCCCTGGGAACGCCTGTTCGCCATGCTCGAAGCCATGCCGCGCGACGACATCGCCTTGCTGACCCTGACCCCGGATGCGCGCAAGGGGCAGGTACGGATCAGCGCCGAGGCGCGGGATCTGCAAGCGATGCTGGATTTCCACAAGCGGCTGGAGGCCAGTGACGAGCTGTCCGACGTGTCGCTGCTGAGCCATGAAATCGTCGTCAAATCGCCGGAGCAACCGGTGCAGTTCAACCTGTCGGCAACCTGGGAGATGGGCGATGCGAATCCCTAG
- a CDS encoding GspMb/PilO family protein codes for MRIPRLIVHEYLQGLGVPGLAGLALLVATLIWALGGLLPGWQSLQQLSQQTQEATEYLAKVEDGSIAPPVVPQRQLDDFRNKLPAQPQATVAIDRIYALAAQEHITLARGEYALGVDPKTHLARYQILLPVRGSYPQLRRFLHALLGQLPAVVVEDVEFQRKKIADTDLSGRIRMTLYLSRS; via the coding sequence ATGCGAATCCCTAGACTGATCGTCCACGAATACCTGCAAGGCCTCGGCGTTCCGGGCCTGGCCGGGCTGGCGCTGCTGGTCGCGACGTTGATCTGGGCACTCGGAGGCTTGCTGCCGGGCTGGCAATCGCTGCAACAGCTCAGCCAGCAAACCCAGGAGGCCACCGAATACCTGGCCAAGGTCGAGGACGGCAGCATTGCCCCGCCGGTGGTGCCGCAGCGTCAGCTCGATGATTTTCGCAACAAGCTGCCGGCCCAGCCGCAAGCCACCGTCGCCATCGACCGCATCTACGCCTTGGCCGCGCAGGAGCACATCACCCTGGCGCGCGGCGAATACGCCCTCGGCGTCGATCCCAAGACCCATCTGGCGCGCTACCAGATCCTGTTGCCGGTGCGCGGCAGCTACCCGCAACTGCGCCGCTTCCTGCATGCCTTGCTTGGCCAGTTGCCGGCAGTGGTGGTGGAAGACGTCGAGTTTCAACGCAAGAAGATCGCCGACACCGACCTCTCCGGGCGGATCCGTATGACCCTTTACCTGTCGAGGTCGTGA
- a CDS encoding secretin N-terminal domain-containing protein, which produces MNRSRLLMSLGLCAGLAACSTAQVANKEAADLIEQGQYEAGLARIQEGLRENPRDTELHLLLNSGRAKAITALLTSGDTDRARRDFANARLAYSRVLTIEPNNRRAQDALRQLDYLRSMDEKLELARGDLRRGDIYGADRQVKQILELDPKNDGALELQGNIRLVQSRNVIQYPQLRTRLDRPVTLEFRDANLKTIFEVLSQVAGLNFIFDKDLRPDMKATIFVRDVRIEDAVALLLQQNQLHQKVVNENTLLIYPDSPQKLKDYQELVMRTFYLTSIDANTALNMIKTMLKTRDVFVDERLNTLTMRDTEDAIRMAEKLLQSQDQSNPEVVLEVEVMEVATQRILDLGLQWPSTFGVLNSDGSPVTLLGQLKGINSDRISIGPSPQAKINAQDNDINTLASPVIRVSNREQARIHIGQRVPIISATSVPSTQGPVITESVTYLDVGLKLEVTPTVHLNNEVAIKIALEVSNATPLEPTRQGTIPVQVDTRNAQTSLRLHDGETQILAGLVRNDHGATGNKIPGLGDIPGLGRLFGSNKDTIGKSELVLSITPRIVRNLPYQSPSDMEFPTGTETSMHIQAPDRSQNFVMPTPAAQPRAIGDAAVATTRVTVEKP; this is translated from the coding sequence ATGAACAGATCCCGTTTGCTGATGAGCCTTGGCCTGTGCGCCGGGCTGGCTGCGTGCAGCACCGCGCAGGTTGCCAATAAGGAAGCCGCTGACCTGATCGAGCAGGGCCAGTACGAGGCGGGCCTGGCCCGGATCCAGGAAGGCTTGCGGGAAAACCCTCGCGACACCGAACTGCACCTGCTGCTCAACAGCGGCCGGGCCAAGGCGATCACCGCGCTGCTGACTTCGGGCGACACCGATCGTGCTCGCCGCGACTTCGCCAACGCACGCCTGGCCTACAGCCGGGTGCTGACCATCGAACCGAACAACCGCCGCGCTCAGGATGCTCTGCGCCAACTCGACTACCTGCGCAGCATGGACGAGAAGCTTGAGCTGGCCCGTGGCGACCTGCGTCGGGGCGATATTTACGGCGCCGACCGGCAGGTCAAACAGATCCTCGAACTCGACCCGAAAAACGACGGAGCGCTGGAGCTGCAAGGCAACATCCGTCTGGTGCAGAGCCGTAACGTCATCCAGTACCCGCAACTGCGCACCCGGCTCGACCGCCCGGTGACCCTGGAATTTCGCGACGCCAATCTCAAGACCATTTTCGAAGTGCTGTCCCAGGTCGCCGGGCTGAATTTCATCTTCGACAAGGACCTGCGCCCGGACATGAAAGCCACGATCTTCGTACGTGACGTGCGTATCGAAGACGCGGTGGCCTTGCTGCTGCAACAGAACCAGCTGCACCAGAAAGTGGTGAATGAAAACACCTTGCTGATCTACCCGGACTCGCCGCAGAAGCTCAAGGACTATCAAGAGCTGGTGATGCGCACCTTCTACCTGACCAGCATCGACGCCAATACCGCGCTGAACATGATCAAGACCATGCTCAAGACCCGCGATGTGTTCGTCGACGAACGCCTGAATACCCTGACCATGCGCGACACCGAAGACGCGATCCGCATGGCCGAGAAACTCCTGCAATCGCAAGACCAGTCCAACCCCGAAGTGGTGCTGGAAGTGGAAGTGATGGAGGTCGCCACCCAGCGCATTCTCGATCTGGGCCTGCAATGGCCGAGCACCTTCGGCGTGCTCAACAGTGACGGTTCGCCCGTCACGCTGCTGGGCCAGCTCAAGGGCATCAACTCCGACCGCATCTCGATCGGGCCATCGCCGCAGGCCAAGATCAACGCACAGGACAACGACATCAACACCCTCGCCAGCCCGGTGATCCGCGTCAGCAACCGTGAGCAGGCGCGTATTCACATCGGTCAGCGCGTGCCGATCATCAGCGCTACGTCGGTGCCGTCCACGCAAGGGCCGGTGATCACCGAAAGCGTCACTTATCTGGATGTCGGTCTGAAGCTCGAAGTGACCCCGACCGTGCACCTGAACAACGAAGTGGCGATCAAGATCGCCCTGGAAGTGAGTAACGCCACACCGCTGGAACCGACCCGTCAGGGCACGATCCCGGTGCAGGTCGATACCCGCAACGCCCAGACCTCGCTGCGCCTGCACGACGGCGAAACCCAGATCCTTGCCGGCCTGGTGCGCAACGACCATGGTGCCACCGGCAACAAGATTCCGGGGCTCGGCGACATTCCGGGGCTGGGCCGGTTGTTCGGCAGCAACAAGGACACCATCGGCAAATCGGAACTGGTGCTGTCGATCACTCCAAGGATCGTGCGCAACCTGCCGTATCAGAGCCCGTCGGACATGGAGTTCCCGACCGGCACCGAAACCAGCATGCACATCCAGGCACCGGATCGCTCGCAGAATTTCGTGATGCCGACGCCTGCCGCGCAGCCTCGGGCCATCGGTGATGCCGCCGTGGCAACCACCCGTGTCACCGTCGAGAAGCCTTGA
- a CDS encoding type II secretion system protein, translating into MNASQRGFTLIEVVVTLALIGLLAGMAAPLTETLVRRGKEQELRTALYQIRDGIDAYKRAFDAGYIEKSLNSSGYPPNLKVLVEGVRDVRSAKGAKFYFLRRIPRDPLVPAKRDDNGGWGLRAYDSSAQSPRDGEDVFDVYSHAKGRGLNGIAYREW; encoded by the coding sequence ATGAACGCCTCCCAGCGCGGTTTTACCTTGATCGAAGTTGTGGTGACGCTGGCCCTGATCGGCCTGCTGGCCGGCATGGCTGCGCCGCTGACCGAGACCCTGGTACGGCGTGGCAAGGAGCAGGAACTGCGCACCGCGCTGTATCAGATTCGCGATGGCATTGACGCCTACAAGCGTGCCTTCGATGCCGGCTACATCGAGAAATCGCTGAACAGCAGCGGTTACCCGCCGAACCTCAAGGTGCTGGTCGAAGGCGTGCGCGACGTGCGCAGCGCCAAGGGTGCCAAGTTCTACTTTCTGCGCCGGATACCCCGCGATCCGCTGGTGCCGGCCAAGCGTGACGACAACGGCGGTTGGGGCCTGCGGGCCTACGACAGTTCGGCCCAGAGCCCGCGCGATGGCGAAGACGTGTTCGACGTCTACTCCCACGCCAAGGGCCGTGGCCTCAACGGCATCGCTTACCGCGAGTGGTGA
- a CDS encoding type II secretion system protein, translated as MRREKGFTLLELMVVMAIIATLMTIALPRYFNSLEASKETTLHQSLSAMREALDHYYGDTGRYPDSIEQLVEQRYLRNAPLDPITERNDQWVLVAPPEGVAGGVADIKSGATGRARDGSQYSEW; from the coding sequence ATGCGCCGGGAAAAGGGTTTTACCTTGCTCGAACTGATGGTGGTGATGGCGATCATCGCGACCCTGATGACCATCGCATTGCCGCGCTATTTCAACAGTCTCGAAGCCTCGAAAGAGACCACGTTGCACCAGAGCCTGTCGGCCATGCGCGAGGCGCTGGATCACTACTACGGCGACACCGGGCGTTATCCCGATTCCATCGAGCAACTGGTCGAACAGCGTTACCTGCGCAACGCGCCACTGGACCCGATCACCGAGCGCAATGACCAGTGGGTGCTGGTCGCGCCGCCGGAAGGTGTGGCGGGTGGCGTGGCCGATATCAAGAGCGGTGCTACCGGGAGGGCGCGTGATGGCAGCCAGTATTCCGAGTGGTAA
- a CDS encoding type II secretion system protein — protein MAASIPSGKRAEQGGFTYLGVLFLIVIMGMGLASAGELWSTVSRRDREKQLLWVGTQYAQALRSYYRSSPGLAQYPKDLADLLQDERFPEPRHHLRQLYPDPIGGGEWALQRGFDGRITGLNSPSTEVPLKQADFPSQWSDFEGMQRYSDWQFVAEKAFLDGTGPGNGSPVKGQSALPQALQP, from the coding sequence ATGGCAGCCAGTATTCCGAGTGGTAAGCGCGCGGAACAGGGCGGGTTCACCTACCTGGGCGTGCTGTTCCTGATCGTGATCATGGGCATGGGCCTGGCCAGTGCCGGCGAGTTGTGGTCGACGGTTTCGCGGCGCGATCGCGAGAAGCAACTGCTGTGGGTCGGCACTCAATACGCCCAGGCGCTGCGCAGCTATTACCGCAGTTCGCCGGGGTTGGCGCAGTACCCGAAAGACCTGGCTGACCTGCTGCAGGACGAACGTTTTCCTGAGCCACGCCATCACCTGCGCCAGCTCTACCCGGACCCGATTGGCGGCGGTGAATGGGCGCTGCAACGGGGCTTTGACGGGCGTATCACTGGCCTCAACAGTCCGTCCACCGAAGTGCCATTGAAGCAGGCGGACTTCCCGTCGCAATGGTCGGATTTCGAGGGCATGCAGCGTTATTCGGACTGGCAGTTCGTGGCTGAAAAAGCCTTCCTCGATGGCACCGGCCCTGGCAACGGGTCCCCGGTCAAAGGCCAGTCGGCCCTGCCGCAGGCATTGCAGCCATGA
- the csgE gene encoding curli production assembly/transport protein CsgE, giving the protein MSRPWWCALILAAVACCASAAEEDEMMGFIVDDTISHIGHDFYYSFSERLRDTSPMDFNLVVRERPDARWGSLVTVEYQQRLVYRRFLPPNTVELKDEAYEAADSVRLEVVRRKLEALLQDTTDLEKDEL; this is encoded by the coding sequence ATGAGCCGTCCGTGGTGGTGCGCGTTGATCCTCGCTGCTGTGGCGTGCTGCGCCAGCGCCGCCGAGGAAGACGAAATGATGGGCTTCATCGTCGACGACACGATCTCGCACATCGGCCACGACTTTTACTACTCGTTCAGCGAACGCCTGCGCGACACCAGCCCGATGGATTTCAACCTGGTGGTGCGCGAGCGCCCCGACGCGCGCTGGGGGAGCCTTGTGACCGTGGAATATCAGCAACGCCTGGTGTATCGGCGCTTCCTGCCGCCGAACACCGTAGAACTGAAGGACGAGGCCTACGAGGCCGCCGACTCGGTTCGACTGGAGGTCGTCCGGCGCAAGCTGGAAGCCTTGTTGCAGGACACCACCGACCTTGAGAAGGACGAACTATGA
- a CDS encoding curli assembly protein CsgF translates to MNTTTFSRRRGFWISGLLIGLASAAAVQATELVYTPVNPSFGGNPLNGTWLLNNAQAQNDYDDPDLKKRTTVAGTSALERFTSQLQSRLLGQLLDNISTGNTGSLSTDAFIVNVVDDSGALTIEVTDRASGEVSEIQVNGLNP, encoded by the coding sequence ATGAACACGACAACGTTCTCACGGCGCCGCGGATTCTGGATCTCGGGGTTGTTGATCGGGCTTGCCAGCGCCGCCGCCGTCCAGGCCACCGAGCTGGTCTACACACCGGTCAACCCGTCGTTCGGCGGCAACCCGCTCAACGGCACCTGGCTGCTCAACAACGCCCAGGCGCAAAACGATTACGACGATCCGGACCTCAAGAAACGTACGACGGTGGCCGGCACTTCGGCGCTCGAACGTTTCACCAGTCAATTGCAGTCACGGTTGCTGGGGCAACTGCTGGACAACATCTCCACCGGCAACACGGGGAGCCTGTCCACCGACGCTTTTATCGTCAACGTCGTCGATGACTCGGGGGCACTCACGATTGAAGTGACTGACCGAGCGAGCGGCGAGGTTTCTGAAATTCAGGTGAACGGCCTCAACCCATGA
- a CDS encoding CsgG/HfaB family protein, translated as MKKIIALGLMLAALQGCGLREPMSAEQDTDTPTLTPRASTYYDLLKMPRPKGRLMAVVYGFRDQTGQYKPTPASSFSTSVTQGAASMLMDALQASGWFVVLEREGLQNLLTERKIIRASQKKPHTPVNIQAELPPLQAANMMLEGGIIAYDTNVRSGGEGARYLGIDLSREYRVDQVTVNLRAVDVRSGQVLANVMTSKTIYSVARSAGVFKFIEFKKLLEAEAGYTTNEPAQLCVLSAIEAAVGHLLAQGIERRLWQVAGDNSSPAGDETLNRYLTQNKVDPEAE; from the coding sequence ATGAAAAAAATAATAGCGCTAGGGCTGATGTTGGCGGCATTACAAGGGTGTGGTCTGCGTGAGCCGATGTCGGCCGAGCAGGACACCGACACTCCGACCCTGACCCCCAGGGCCTCGACCTACTACGACTTGCTGAAAATGCCTCGGCCCAAGGGCCGCTTGATGGCGGTGGTGTACGGCTTCCGTGACCAGACCGGACAGTACAAGCCGACCCCGGCCAGTTCGTTTTCCACCAGCGTCACCCAGGGCGCGGCGTCGATGTTGATGGACGCCTTGCAGGCCAGTGGCTGGTTTGTGGTGCTTGAGCGTGAAGGGCTGCAGAACCTGCTGACCGAACGCAAGATCATTCGTGCGTCGCAGAAAAAGCCGCATACGCCGGTGAACATCCAGGCTGAACTGCCGCCGTTGCAGGCGGCGAACATGATGCTTGAGGGCGGGATCATCGCTTACGACACCAATGTGCGCAGCGGCGGGGAAGGGGCGCGGTATCTGGGGATCGATCTGTCCCGTGAGTACCGGGTTGATCAGGTGACTGTGAATTTGCGCGCGGTGGATGTGCGCAGCGGGCAGGTGTTGGCGAATGTGATGACCAGCAAGACGATTTATTCGGTGGCGCGCAGTGCCGGGGTGTTCAAGTTTATCGAGTTCAAGAAATTGCTTGAGGCTGAGGCGGGGTATACGACGAATGAGCCGGCTCAGTTGTGTGTGTTGTCGGCGATCGAGGCGGCGGTGGGGCATTTGCTGGCGCAGGGGATTGAGCGGCGGTTGTGGCAGGTCGCGGGGGATAATTCTTCGCCTGCGGGGGATGAGACTTTGAATCGGTATTTGACTCAGAACAAGGTGGATCCGGAGGCTGAGTGA
- a CDS encoding DUF6124 family protein: MKKPTPNPPENQASLETDPTSPYTSINSKKLHEAAERALDHYLCPGAHIMGSVNEPAPMYLANPAYNTESLLANACESLGSASEMLNNFAATLDPAHRKTALGIAQILMLSELAVNQALDHVELNDE; encoded by the coding sequence ATGAAGAAACCAACACCCAACCCACCCGAAAACCAGGCCAGTCTCGAAACCGACCCAACCTCCCCATACACCTCCATCAACTCGAAAAAACTCCACGAAGCCGCCGAGCGCGCCCTCGACCATTACCTCTGCCCCGGCGCCCACATCATGGGCAGCGTCAACGAACCCGCCCCGATGTACCTCGCCAACCCGGCCTACAACACCGAATCCCTGCTCGCCAACGCCTGCGAATCCCTGGGCTCCGCCAGCGAAATGCTCAACAACTTCGCCGCCACCCTCGACCCCGCCCACCGCAAGACCGCGCTGGGTATCGCGCAGATCCTCATGTTGAGTGAGCTGGCCGTAAATCAGGCCTTGGATCACGTCGAGCTGAACGATGAATAG
- a CDS encoding antitoxin: MDDLFSPIVSDFESEEQAARYDRWLRAKVQVSIDDPRPSIPNAQVMAEMSALMEDKRRKHEAG; the protein is encoded by the coding sequence ATGGATGACCTGTTCTCCCCAATCGTTTCAGACTTCGAAAGCGAAGAGCAGGCCGCCAGATATGACCGTTGGTTGCGTGCCAAAGTACAGGTTTCAATCGATGACCCACGACCCAGCATTCCGAATGCGCAGGTGATGGCTGAAATGTCGGCCCTGATGGAGGACAAACGAAGAAAGCATGAGGCGGGGTGA
- a CDS encoding curlin produces MFKLTPLTAAILVMISAQAMADDSLSTQSQVGTANIANVKQTQAPFSSATQTQLGQGNDAAAVQDTASSVITQDAVGDYNAAYAEQLYEDNGTITQQQVGAFNTTHASQSLGFGSPNTALQQQQGTGNFSFVYQDSQNGSEGKTFQFGDSNEANIEQLYEGSGNSSVITQYGTANYGTAEQVTHNGGQIGINQAGENNYGYADQRNGTGGNITINQFGNLNGSEIWQDTQLASQATVNQYGDSNETVVDQSFGENNTAAVTQVGNTNAIYADQFESVNSTLALYQVGNGNVHYTYQSGDGHTLNATSVGNDNKVYASNWKGPQHGGQFGSNQRATINQAGNGNIASFTQDGVGHTMTTHQTGTGNKTTVSQADSYNELYFDQNGSDNILISDQRGTTNLAQGSSNGTGNSTEFDQSGTGNQAYTAQLYGSDNMITVKQADTMNVAYVTQGGTGNIANVDQSGMTQTANIQQFGSANQATVLQQ; encoded by the coding sequence ATGTTCAAACTGACGCCCCTCACCGCCGCCATCCTGGTCATGATCAGTGCCCAGGCCATGGCCGACGACAGCCTGTCCACCCAGAGCCAGGTCGGTACTGCCAACATCGCCAATGTGAAGCAGACCCAGGCCCCGTTCAGCAGCGCCACCCAGACCCAACTCGGCCAGGGCAACGACGCCGCCGCCGTGCAAGACACCGCCAGCAGCGTCATCACCCAGGACGCGGTCGGCGACTACAACGCCGCCTATGCCGAACAACTTTACGAAGACAATGGCACCATCACCCAACAACAGGTCGGCGCCTTCAACACCACCCACGCCAGCCAGTCGCTGGGCTTCGGCTCACCCAACACCGCCCTGCAACAGCAGCAAGGCACCGGCAATTTCTCGTTCGTCTACCAGGACTCGCAGAATGGCAGCGAAGGCAAGACCTTCCAGTTCGGCGACAGCAACGAAGCCAACATCGAGCAACTGTACGAAGGCAGCGGCAACAGTTCGGTGATCACCCAATACGGCACCGCCAACTACGGCACCGCCGAACAGGTCACCCACAACGGCGGGCAGATCGGCATCAACCAGGCCGGCGAAAACAACTACGGCTACGCCGACCAGCGCAACGGCACCGGCGGCAACATCACCATCAACCAGTTCGGCAACCTCAACGGCAGCGAAATCTGGCAAGACACCCAACTGGCCAGCCAGGCCACCGTCAACCAATACGGCGACAGCAACGAAACCGTGGTCGACCAGAGCTTCGGCGAAAACAACACCGCCGCCGTCACCCAGGTCGGCAACACCAACGCCATCTACGCCGACCAGTTCGAGTCGGTCAACTCGACGCTGGCCCTCTATCAAGTCGGCAACGGCAACGTGCACTACACCTACCAGAGTGGCGACGGTCACACGCTCAACGCCACCTCCGTGGGCAACGACAACAAGGTCTACGCCAGCAACTGGAAAGGCCCGCAACACGGCGGCCAGTTCGGCAGCAACCAGCGTGCAACGATCAATCAGGCGGGTAACGGCAACATCGCCAGCTTCACCCAGGACGGCGTCGGCCACACCATGACGACCCACCAGACTGGCACCGGCAACAAAACCACAGTCAGCCAGGCTGATTCCTACAACGAGCTGTACTTCGATCAGAACGGCAGCGACAACATCCTGATCTCCGATCAACGCGGCACTACCAACCTGGCCCAAGGCAGCTCGAACGGCACGGGCAACAGCACCGAATTCGATCAGTCCGGCACGGGCAACCAGGCGTACACCGCGCAGCTTTATGGCAGCGACAACATGATCACCGTGAAACAGGCTGACACCATGAACGTGGCGTACGTGACCCAGGGCGGAACCGGGAACATTGCCAATGTGGATCAGAGCGGGATGACACAGACCGCGAATATTCAACAGTTCGGGTCGGCTAACCAGGCGACGGTTTTGCAGCAGTAA